Proteins encoded together in one Peptococcus niger window:
- the mscL gene encoding large-conductance mechanosensitive channel protein MscL: MGSFVKDFRDFINQGNVVDMAVGVIIGGAFGKIVSSLVTDVIMPLIGAVTGGISFSDIKYELTPAVMENGKVIQEANTLNIGMFIDSIINFLIIALCIFTVIRLLQKSKEKFIHEEAPAEEAPAPSAEDLLTEIRDLLKAGEEDKQP, translated from the coding sequence ATGGGATCGTTTGTAAAGGATTTTAGGGACTTTATCAACCAGGGCAATGTCGTCGACATGGCCGTCGGTGTGATCATCGGGGGGGCCTTCGGTAAGATCGTCAGCTCTTTGGTGACCGATGTGATCATGCCCCTTATCGGTGCGGTGACCGGGGGAATCAGCTTTAGCGATATCAAGTACGAGCTGACGCCGGCCGTGATGGAAAACGGCAAGGTCATCCAGGAAGCGAATACGCTGAACATCGGCATGTTCATCGACAGCATCATCAATTTTTTAATCATCGCCCTCTGTATCTTTACGGTGATTCGCCTCTTGCAAAAGAGCAAGGAAAAGTTCATCCATGAGGAGGCCCCGGCAGAGGAAGCGCCGGCGCCGTCGGCAGAAGACCTGCTTACGGAGATCCGGGACCTTTTAAAAGCGGGCGAAGAAGATAAGCAGCCTTAG
- the rsmI gene encoding 16S rRNA (cytidine(1402)-2'-O)-methyltransferase, with amino-acid sequence MSTLYLCASPIGNLEDVSLRLIRTLKEVSLIACEDTRTSATLLARYDIHKPLTAYHDHNKARETDRLVDHLTAGGDLALLTDAGMPSVSDPGYELCRAAQAAGHTVTVIPGPSAVLTALVLSGLPTDRFVFDGFLPKSGKARRQRLAEWEKEPRTIVFFEAPHRVLASLSDLQAHFPDREVAICRELTKRFEEVRRDKPEKLLAHFTANPPRGEFVFVMAGAADEGPDDDAALAYAADLLADGMRTKEAAKTAADRFGTSSRALYQGLLATKQAAAPEKASED; translated from the coding sequence ATGTCTACCCTCTACCTCTGTGCCAGCCCCATCGGCAATTTAGAAGACGTGAGCCTGCGCCTCATCCGCACCTTAAAGGAGGTCAGCCTCATCGCCTGCGAAGACACCCGGACCAGCGCCACCCTCTTGGCCCGTTACGATATTCATAAACCCCTGACCGCCTACCACGACCACAACAAGGCCCGGGAAACAGACCGCCTGGTGGACCACCTAACCGCTGGCGGCGACCTGGCCCTCTTAACCGACGCCGGGATGCCCTCCGTCTCCGACCCGGGCTATGAACTCTGCCGGGCCGCCCAAGCCGCCGGCCATACGGTCACCGTCATCCCCGGCCCCTCGGCGGTCCTCACCGCCCTGGTCCTGTCCGGCCTGCCGACAGACCGGTTCGTCTTTGACGGCTTCCTGCCCAAAAGCGGCAAGGCCCGCCGCCAGCGGCTGGCAGAATGGGAAAAGGAGCCCCGCACCATCGTCTTTTTTGAAGCCCCCCACCGGGTCCTGGCCAGCCTAAGCGATTTACAGGCCCACTTCCCCGACCGGGAGGTCGCCATCTGCCGGGAACTCACCAAACGCTTTGAAGAAGTCCGCCGGGATAAGCCGGAAAAACTCCTGGCCCATTTTACCGCCAACCCCCCGCGTGGCGAATTCGTCTTCGTCATGGCCGGGGCCGCCGATGAAGGCCCGGATGATGACGCCGCCCTGGCCTACGCCGCCGACCTCCTTGCCGACGGCATGCGGACCAAAGAAGCGGCCAAAACCGCCGCCGACCGCTTCGGCACCTCCTCCCGGGCCCTTTACCAGGGGCTCCTTGCCACCAAGCAAGCAGCCGCCCCTGAAAAGGCCAGCGAGGATTGA
- a CDS encoding tRNA1(Val) (adenine(37)-N6)-methyltransferase, translating into MTKKADLTAGCLFSDIGINDWALYERAGGLRHTIDAYLLARYVESHLPPPRRAFDLGSGTGIITHLLAAAWPTARLVGLELQPDLVALSTASARRNGLDPARLSFIQEDLRQPRPDLANRADLVVANPPFYRIGHGAAARSDERTIARHETHLDLPALCRAARYYLRQKGRFCLVYRAARLDELISCCRDFNLKPLTLQPYQSRRSGRISLAVLDCQFEGRGDFTLAPPILLD; encoded by the coding sequence ATGACAAAAAAAGCTGATCTCACCGCCGGCTGTTTGTTCAGCGACATCGGCATCAACGATTGGGCTTTGTACGAACGCGCCGGCGGCCTGCGTCACACCATTGACGCCTACCTGCTGGCGCGTTACGTTGAAAGCCATCTGCCGCCGCCCCGCCGGGCCTTTGACCTGGGCAGCGGAACGGGCATCATCACCCACTTGTTGGCGGCCGCCTGGCCCACTGCCCGCCTGGTCGGCCTGGAACTCCAGCCTGACCTGGTGGCCTTGTCCACCGCCAGCGCCCGGCGCAACGGCCTTGACCCGGCCCGCCTGTCCTTTATCCAGGAAGACCTGCGCCAGCCCCGTCCGGACCTGGCCAACCGGGCTGACCTGGTGGTGGCCAACCCGCCCTTTTACCGGATCGGTCACGGGGCCGCCGCCCGGTCTGACGAACGCACCATCGCCCGGCATGAAACCCACCTGGACCTGCCCGCCCTCTGCCGGGCGGCCCGCTATTACCTCCGCCAAAAGGGACGGTTTTGCCTGGTCTACCGGGCCGCCCGCTTAGACGAACTCATCAGCTGTTGCCGAGACTTCAACTTAAAACCCCTGACCCTCCAGCCCTACCAATCGCGCCGGTCAGGCCGCATTAGCCTGGCCGTCCTGGACTGTCAGTTTGAAGGCCGCGGCGATTTTACCCTGGCGCCGCCCATCCTCTTGGACTGA
- the ricT gene encoding PSP1 domain-containing protein: protein MKEAIAVQLKPAGKIYDFAVTGLPPEVGSQVVVQTDRGLEIGQVVKSPHLVKEEDLKAPLTPIVRLATVEDMIAARENENRCREAFGICERKIADHKLDMKLVDVERTLDGNKLIFNFIAEERVDFRDLVKDLASVFHTRIELRQIGVRDEAKLIGGIGICGRTLCCHSFLTEFNPVSIKMAKEQGLSLNPSKISGCCGRLLCCLNYENDNYCEWHKTCPGCTAADVAAKMRADREADSQDSKSKEPFAHLDAKPIGQGTKAEPPKTQAKKADQPSPANKGRRKDGQGQAGQKNKRPPKKHRSAANDTEIIVENAEPLADDKRLRKGNRFHKFDRKNRSGRDGKPPRRKDGDHRNKKHYFSKGKSNDKKS, encoded by the coding sequence ATGAAAGAAGCCATTGCGGTGCAATTAAAACCCGCAGGAAAAATATACGATTTTGCTGTCACCGGCCTGCCCCCGGAAGTCGGCAGCCAAGTGGTGGTCCAAACCGACCGGGGCCTAGAGATCGGCCAAGTGGTCAAGTCCCCCCACCTGGTCAAGGAAGAGGACCTGAAGGCCCCCCTGACCCCCATCGTCCGGCTGGCCACTGTTGAAGATATGATTGCCGCCCGTGAAAATGAAAACCGCTGCCGCGAAGCCTTCGGCATCTGCGAACGTAAAATTGCAGACCACAAGCTGGACATGAAGCTGGTTGATGTGGAACGCACCCTGGACGGCAATAAGCTCATCTTTAACTTCATCGCCGAGGAACGGGTGGATTTCCGCGACCTGGTCAAAGACCTGGCCAGTGTCTTCCACACCCGGATTGAACTGCGCCAGATCGGCGTCCGCGATGAGGCCAAACTCATCGGCGGCATCGGCATCTGCGGCCGCACCCTCTGCTGCCACAGTTTCCTAACGGAATTTAACCCGGTCTCCATTAAAATGGCCAAGGAGCAGGGCCTGTCCCTGAACCCGTCAAAAATCAGCGGCTGCTGCGGCCGCCTGCTCTGCTGCCTCAACTACGAAAACGACAACTACTGCGAATGGCATAAAACCTGCCCCGGCTGTACCGCCGCTGATGTGGCCGCTAAAATGCGGGCTGACCGGGAAGCGGACAGCCAGGACAGCAAGAGCAAGGAACCCTTTGCCCACCTGGACGCCAAGCCCATCGGCCAGGGGACCAAGGCCGAACCCCCAAAGACCCAGGCCAAAAAGGCTGACCAGCCCTCCCCGGCCAACAAGGGCCGGCGAAAAGACGGCCAGGGTCAAGCTGGGCAAAAAAATAAGCGCCCCCCGAAAAAGCACCGGTCCGCCGCCAACGACACGGAAATCATCGTCGAAAACGCCGAGCCCCTGGCCGACGACAAACGGCTGCGGAAGGGCAACCGCTTCCATAAATTCGACCGGAAAAACCGGTCCGGAAGAGACGGCAAGCCCCCCCGCCGAAAGGACGGCGACCACCGCAACAAAAAGCACTACTTCTCCAAGGGCAAATCAAATGACAAAAAAAGCTGA